In Sphingomonas sp. JUb134, the sequence AGCGACCCAATCGCTGGAAATCGACGCAAAGGACGATGCGCTGACGCCGGTGGTGCTCGATGCGGCGAACGCCCCGGAGCCGATCGATCTGGACAAGTTGGAGACGCATCTGGGTGCCGTACTGAACTACGGCCTGTTCATGGACGTCTCGCGTGAGGGCTATCACGCCAGCGGCCAATATGATGCGCGGCTGATGACGGGAGTCGGCGTATTCTCCAGCAACGGCTATGCGAACTACACAACCGCCGGCTCCTCCCGCTTCGAGCATGTCCGCCTCGACACCAGCTGGCGGTATGTCGATGCGAAACGGGTCATCGCGTTTGCGGCGGGCGACGTGATCAGCGACGGCGGCGATCTCGGTCAGATCTATCGACTAGGAGGCCTGCAAGTCCGCCGCGAGTTCGGAGAGCGTCCGGATATCGTGACGACCGCGCTTCCGATCCTGAGCGGAACCGCCGCCGTCCCTTCGATGGTGGATCTCTACGTAAACGGGCTCCGATACTACAACGGTCAGGTCGGGCGCGGACCCTTCGAGTTCCGTTCGCTCCCCAATCTCGGCAACGGTGCCACCGCCACAGTGGTCCTGACGGACGCCACCGGGCGCGAGACACGCATCGAGAAGCCGATTTTCTACGTGCCGGACCTGCTGCCCAGGGGCATGCTCGACTTCTCGCTCGAGGCGGGCTTCCCTCGCCTCAACTACGGCATCGACTCGTTTGATTACCTTGATGACGTGGCGGCGTCCGGTACACTCCGATACGGCGTCAACGACTGGCTGACGGCGGGCGCGCATGTCGAGGGCATGCACGATTTTCTGAACGGCAGCGCCGAGGTGATCGTACGGGTCGGCGGTCTCGGCTCCATACGGGCGAGGGGCGCTGCCAGTCATTTCAGGGAAGTCACCGACCATCGCTTCGCGATCGATGCGAGCGCGCGCATTTACGGCGTCAATCTCTACGCGGGCATAGATCGTGCGAAGACCGGGTATCGCGATCTCGTCGGGGTCACCAGCATCAAGGCCGATTTCGGCCCAATTGATACACTGCCCCGTCCCGTGCCCGTCGGCACGGAACCGGCACTCCAGTCTTTTTCCACCAAAACCGACAGGGCTGGCGCCAGCTTCAGCCTGTTCGATACCGGGTTCGCCCTC encodes:
- a CDS encoding fimbria/pilus outer membrane usher protein, whose amino-acid sequence is MLEVRVNGLRSELLWQFDRLADGSLATSAERLRLLGFDLARLGVPPDASVVRLADLRGVTYHYSEATQSLEIDAKDDALTPVVLDAANAPEPIDLDKLETHLGAVLNYGLFMDVSREGYHASGQYDARLMTGVGVFSSNGYANYTTAGSSRFEHVRLDTSWRYVDAKRVIAFAAGDVISDGGDLGQIYRLGGLQVRREFGERPDIVTTALPILSGTAAVPSMVDLYVNGLRYYNGQVGRGPFEFRSLPNLGNGATATVVLTDATGRETRIEKPIFYVPDLLPRGMLDFSLEAGFPRLNYGIDSFDYLDDVAASGTLRYGVNDWLTAGAHVEGMHDFLNGSAEVIVRVGGLGSIRARGAASHFREVTDHRFAIDASARIYGVNLYAGIDRAKTGYRDLVGVTSIKADFGPIDTLPRPVPVGTEPALQSFSTKTDRAGASFSLFDTGFALNYTRMKLPQQDLKLISGSFSRTLFGRLSAWGNAYKDVGDRSDYGVFFGFSLSFQNRVSATTSFSKTQSGSMLTMRANRATDGTPGSWGWTVSDSEILSGRGTGYRAATVRYLGRAATLEGGIEQQGSVVRLTGYAEGSVVAMGGGVFLAPRIDDGFAIVRGGGARTPVLANRREVARTNQSGKALVPYIPAYQRSTIGIDPVNLPVDLRPARTEAVVVPADRAGVIVDFGVAPIAAAVVTLVDTDGAPLPVGAIATLEDGEPTVIGYDGQAYVAGLKASNRLTVELENGGQCSVTFEYRPVSGQQVKIGPLICR